DNA from Malus sylvestris chromosome 11, drMalSylv7.2, whole genome shotgun sequence:
ATTCATCCGAGCAGATGGATCAGTTTGGGTGAAAAGGGTGTGAAAAAAGATTGGACTTTATTTATCAACACCCTATTTTGGAACTTGAATTTTTGGGACAATGCTAGTACTCTAGCTGGAGAAGTAGAGCAACCCCAAAAGCttttcccaaaagcacttttctcAGCTGGGATTCTCACATGTTTGGGCTACATAATCCCTCTCCTGGCTGCAACTGGGGCTATTCCACTTGACCAAGAAAGTTGGGTTGATGGGTATTTAGCTACTGCTGGAGAAATGATTGCTGGGAAATGGTTGAAATTCTGGATTGAAATTGGTGCAGTTTTATCTATTATTGGACTTTTTGAGGCACAATTGAGCAGCTGTGCATACCAGCTTTTGGGTATGGCAAACTTGGGGTTCTTACCGAAGATTTTCGGGGCACGGTCCAAATGGTTCAACACCCCTTGGCTAGGGATTCTGATTTCAACTGTGATTGCACTTGCTGTTTCTTACTTGGATTTCACAGACATCATATCTTCTGCAAATTTCTTGTACAGTTTGGGAATGCTGTTGGAatttgcttcttttatttgGTTGCGAGTGAAATTTCCAGCTCTGAAGAGGCCATTCAAAGTTCCAATGGGATTGCTAGGGTTGGTGGTTATGTGCTTCATTCCATCTGTgtttttggtgtatgttttgGCTGTCGGCACCAAAGCTGTTTATTTGGTTAGTGCATTGATGACTCTTTTTGGTGTTGGCTGGTACTTTTTGATGAATCTCAGCAAATCAAAGATGTGGTTTGAGTTcaatttgggtgaaaaaaaattggactaCGAGGAATGAAACTAGGCCGTTTAATGTTTATGATTGTGTATATCTGGTTTTCTTAAGGAAATTTTATATATGATTTTATCTGTTCTTGGTAATTTAAACACTAGAATGGTACCAATGTTCGAGCTTTTAATCTCGTAATTCGGTATGAACATTGCTTGGTTCCTTATTGATAAGAAGCCATTTCGCCTTAATTGCAAATCACAAACAGACACATATATTGAAGTGACTCACTCAAAACACAAAATGAAGAGTTCACGCGTTTCAAACTGAGTTGCCTATAAAGAGAAATGTTCATACGTATGCTGAAGCGGCTCACTAAAACCTCAAAGAGAAATACTGAAACGACTCACTAAAACCTTAAAGACAAGAGTTCTTGCAAATGTATATCAAATTATGAGTTGTGTATATCGAGGAAATACTTTATACTTGTAAGGAGCCGAGTATTTTTCCCACTAGTATGACATATTGAGTTAAAATGAAGCATGAGAAACCTATGTTCATGTCAGACACGGTACCAGTATGCCGTAAAAATTGTGCGTGAACTGTGAATCGTGTTCGAAAGCAGGCGAGAGAGTGGAATAGGGACAGAAAATAGTAGAGTTCCATGAACAGAGTGTTGTATGTTTATAATTTACTTGAGAAAATATCATAAGATCGAAACAAGTTACAGCAGCAAAACCATACAACTTCATGTCATTCGACATTTTTCTTCGATTTGAATAGAACTGAATATAAACAAAGTCTACTTTGATCAATCGAATCTCGACTTCTTCATCAAGAAAGAGATTCAATCACGTAAAATCTTCCCTATTCCATGCCATTCGAAATGGTTCACAACTAACAGTCTACCAAGCAATTTCTGGTTGTCATCCTTCTTCAACTTCAATGGTACTGAACACACAAAATTTCTTCGACttgcaaaatttcattaaaaagtaCCATCCGATCCCCGCCACGGTCATCAAACCGCTGATCAAGTACACAGTCTTGGTAGCAATAGCCATAATAAAGACCAAAAACCCAGATGGAATCAAGCACATGATCACCAAACCTGGCATCCTCATCGGAACACGAAAAGGCCTCTTCAATGTCGGCGACTTCCTCCTCAACCAAAGAAAAGCTGAAAATTCCAATAGCATTCCCAAACTATACAAGAAATTTGCAGATGAAACAATATCTGTAAAGTTCATGAAGGAAACTCCAAGAGTGATCACTGTGGAAAGTACAATTCCGACCCACGGGGTGTTAAACCTCTTGGACCGAAGAGCGAAAAACTTAGGCAAGAACCCTATATCCGCCATACCGAGAAGTTGGTAACCACAACTGCTTAGTTGTGCTTCGAAAAGTCCAATCCCAGATAACACTGCACCAACTTCAATCCAATACTTCAACCATTTTCCAGCAATCATTTCAGCAGCCTCGGCATGAAATCCAGAACCCCATCTAGTTTGATCCACATTAACCGAACCAATCACAGCGAAAAGTGGGAACAGGTACGCCAAGCAAGTAAAGATCACCGCCACGAAAAGAGCCACTGGAAAAGTTTTCTGGGGGTTATCTACTTCCCCAGCTAAAGTACTCACGTTGTcccaaaaatttaaattccaaaagAGGGTGTTGAAGAACAAGTTCCAATCTTTCTTCACACCCTTCTGCCCGAGACTCAACCAACGGTGAGGATGAATCTTCGGAATGGCAATCaaacacatcaaaataaaaggtGAAAGCGAAGCGATAGCGAGAAGAACAGCAGCATATCCAACAATAGTTAAACCGGTATAGTTTACGAAAGAAAGAATCAGAGTTGAAACAGAGATTGCAAGATACCTAGGCCAACCGGATTCGAAAGCAGGGATTATCTTGTCCATGTAATCAATGCAAAGAACCGGAAATGCTGCGATGTTGATGACGCCGCTGAGAAACTTCCAGGTTCCCATCAAAGAGCCCCAGAAAGGGCCGAAAGCGCGGTCTGCCCAGATGACAAAACCGCCATTTCCTGGGAAGGCGGTGGAGAGCTCGGCAGTGATGAGAGCTTCCGGGACACTCCAGATGAATGGGAAGATGAGGAAGCCGAGAATGGCGAAAAGGGGTCCGGCGGCTTGGACTGCAGGCTCTTCCCCATAAGGGCCGCCGGCGACTTCGAAGTAGATGAGAAAGATAAGAGGGATGAGGGTGAGTTTCTTTCGGTTTGTGACGGCGGTTGTGGTGGTTGCGGCGGTGGTGATGGGAAGGTCTTGATGAACCATTGGAGTTTTTGGAGGAGAAGGTTCCATAGTGAACTCTTGGTTTTGTGGCTCTTGTGATAGTTTGATGAGTCAAAGACTTCGGCCTGTATTTTAACTTAAAAGAAGGTGGAGTCCTATTGGGtatctttttcttatttttttttataagaaaactaatgaaaagggtttgaaaattttgagttttaatgataaggataaaataaagggtatagtgaatagtaccagtttgactttttagtgtaaaaatatgatttttcgttaaagtgaacagtaccatgagtttttcgttaaaatttttttttttttgggtcattCAAATAGGGATGCAGTTGGATTCTGATGAGTGAATCTTTAATAAGGTAAGATTCTGAATGTTCTCCAAATCCAATATAGTGGAAAGATTGGATAAATTTTCGATCATCTGATCGAATAAatttgaagaatatcaaatgataaaattaataagaatgtgagaagtaaaatgaatgTCTAAACAGCATCATCATGTAAGTTTATTCAGATTTAATacatgtattcttttttcattgGATAATACATGTAtctttttcatttaaaatacAAATAACTAGATTCAACCGCTCAAATTCtacattttattaattaaatattaggaCAAGAAGATTTACTTTCCCAACTGAATTCTATCATTTTCACACCTTTTACTACATAAATACAAGAACCAAGTACCGAGAGAAAGCGTTACACCTGAGctgatttttagttttttttattattaaaggaaattttgaaaaaggtctaattttatagtttatttttttaaataggttcaatttttaataattttttatttttgtaataggtccaatttttagtCCAATTGGACCCATATCAAAAGACCCCTTTTATTAACGCGCTCAAATTTTAATTAACTGCCTTACCTTTATCAACTGTATTGTAATTAGTGGTGGATTTatctaatggttaggtctttCTTCTTTACCTACTGCATCGATTacgtatttttttcattttttgagtACAGGGTGGTATAAAATAACATTTATACTTAAAAACCTATATAAATCAACTCTATTGTCCGCTCATAATATATTAATAAGTGTATCAACAAATCAAGAAAAAAGCTGATCGTGGTACTAAAAAATTTGCACGAAAATATTGTAGCAAATCTTATTAGGGTTTACAGTCAAAGAAGGCAGCTGCCGTttgtataaaaagaaagaagacagCTGATATTTTCACTGGGGAAGTAAGGTCCGTATCAAATTTACGCATATAACAAAGCATATGCATTTTTGATAGTGTTCATGTGGGGATTGACATGTCGCATGAGCCATGAGCCTATGATAGATTGATACAAGGCCATTCGTGTAttccattaaaataaaaatacaaagtcAATAATTCATGCAAGTTGAGAAATTAAGATATGTTTTCCTTGGcaagtgaatgatttgtttttgtatttttgtgtgTTGGATTTAGCAAATTTTTCCACCTATTATTGTCCTTTATAATGGCTTCTAGTCCATGGTGGCGGAGTCAATAGAAATTAGATTCCATCTGGGTTCACTTTGTGGGGAACCTAAAGATCATCACATCTTAGTTATTCATCGTGTATTTTGTGATCATAaattatttgactttttttatttaaaattaaacacaaatataaTCTAACGAAAACTGGCTACATAATATACGATAAACTGTTAGGATGTGGGGAGTGAATCCGGAGAAAATCCTCTTCCAATTCAATATCCATCTTGAATGATTGAAAAAAGCTAGGAGACATAACTTTTCTTTGGATTAAAGTTTCCCTTTCTTAATGTAACTTACTACGATTTATAAGTGGGTTGGTGGAACACAAAtaactaattttattttcttgtttgttAAGGAAGATATAGAATGCAAAATCGAGAACATTGACATTTTAAGATTCCTACAATCGACTTCATTTAATAATataaggttttgttgttgtcGTTAAACGAGAATCCAAACTTGAGTACAAAATAATAGAGCATGTTGTACCttaatcctagtgtaggattgcAGTTCTTATTAACAATATGAGATTACAATTCGCATGAGTAGAGCTCAGCACAAATACTGCTAATATATAAGCGAATCCCAAAATCCCCACCACAATTTGAGGCCTAACAAACTAACAACCAAAACCACTAGAACAGACTAACAACTGTTAGTTCAAGACTGGCCAAtacaaataataaaatgaaCTAATATAGTGTCATTAGATAAAACCTTAACACAAAGAGACAGAAATACTATCATGACCAACTTATCTAACTTGAACATGAAAATGGATGTTTGAATTGTAAACCTCACACCCCAAActtcagaaaagaaaaacaaattttgtggaATCCCAatgatatttattaaaaaatttatgtaaGGTAttctgattaaaaaaaattcattatatatatatatatatatttaccaaTACAAGATAGAAATGTATCTTCATTTTTCTTGAACACAGAATACtatatattatttgataaaggaaaaaaaatagaaaaattaaacaatGTGGTTGTGTTTTGTGAGTATCCAAGTATTACTCGTTAAAAAAATGACAAtgggatttttaatttttttttttgttccatcacttattgttttctatttttaaacttttattttctattttcagtcaaaataaataaaaaaatagaaaaaaaaagtataaataaataaatgatgcGTTTGCCGGGAGTTGAATCCGGCCGGGTCTATTGCTTGGAAGGCAATTATCCTAACCATTGGACTACAAACGCCCAGATGTTCATAAATCAAGAACATACATGTcttctttcatatatatttcaagACTTTCAGTTACCATtgtttgcactcaaaatatacccatttttacttatttgggcaatttgggtaaaatatggcatttggaggattaataTGTAAGAAAACTAACTTGGAAAGATATTTAGATGCAAGTGGAGGGGTTtgacactataatattgtttctcctatttgtttgggtggtggaggtttgtCTAGCATTTGTTTAATCAAGATACATGCATATATTGCAAGTAGATGGAAAGGCATCAGCAAGCTTTCGGGCAAGATACATGTGAAAGAagccaacttgcttcttttaaatgttagtttattacaagtgggaaaacatgtgctaaaaacatgtggtggagatgcaaattccccttttaatattgtttctacAAGCAAGTTGGCAAAAGCAATGCAAGCTACCCAAGTAAGGAAATGCAAGTTGCCCAAGCTTCTTTCGGGCAGGTACAAAACCTCAGCAGGAGGGTTTCCTCCAGAGCTCTATAAAAAGGAGCAGATGCAcaaggattatggacactcaaacaaacaaacaaaagcacaaactctgctcaaaccagatttgccaaaagccttcttttatctagtttattagctctgctgctcacttgcggtatcgatctcatttgtagcctttatgtactcatttccagctatataaattacaagcaatctgcaatattagtcactttcctctgtcatttatatttccaagcaaccttgtcatttacatattgttgatgcacaaaatcagcgaagactttggtacaacagaaagtgtcaggttttgtgaccttcgcttggttgcttcggtcactagtgaggataagtacgtaaatgaatagagacagagaagcaaacacaggatgtacgtggttcacccagattggctacgtccacggagtagaggagttcttattagtagtgaagggcttacacaagtacaaaggatcaagctctcaatttagtgagttcttgtgaatgatttaacacaaatggcattaggccatattatgggggaatgacccctatttatagaaaaacttgtagctttgtcacattgacatgtgtcatgttatgattggttcttgatgtcgacacgtgctgcgctctgattggcttctaatcttgacacgtgtcgagtagtgattggcctcctggtcggaggggaactcttctgggtccttgacagtatagcgttggccggtgctcggtagtttcgggattggtcaagtatggtacaaacagtgctcccctaagttcccgagtaagggaaactcctcggttggggacttgcaagatccaatcccttgagtaatcacgaaacttctaagtaccgaagtgtggtctgatcttcatctgcccttctctagaagtacctttcctccatccgggaatggtgtatttagctgatgttgacgcacaaggtaatgtatcaatttcacttgaagcttagttgtagtttcgggcttagtcaagtgtgatacaaaccctatagtaggagtcccccaagtcgctgagctaggagatctgccgaaagaggtgacagacaaggtaagcagtcaaacttccaagtaagcaacccaggatcagaggtttgactttggcttccggttgattgttctccttctccttgtctctcattcaactgccaggataaggagaagcaaatggataagagatgatatgagatacttttgcttttgaagaagtaactttccacaggcttattcttgaactgtgctggagggttttctggtgcccttcagagtataaggccgactcaaaaatttgagggtcaaaacaagtccatcaaatctagagtacgttcgaccttgatgatatgggatacttttgctgttgacggaataatgaatgtggtatggaaaggtgtcgtgctgtagtgatctgtttcagctcaccgttgaaccttctgcttcaatcttttgcatggcagaagtggtgtgcaacctttgcatttaaatggtccttcagaacattccttcatagtgactcatccacgcttggcagcttcagtgtaaagagccaatatctgatcaactgtcatgaggcatttgccggtggaattcgtgactttgacagcagttgaggatgagtactcgagagcaatgtaagtaagcaaccaggcaaaggctccaggcagtcagttccaaattggaggtttgacttcaggttccgactgactgctctctttctccttgtcctgcaggtgtggacaaggacaaagacaaagacagggagaaagcatgatatgggatactcttgctttcgaccctgatgatatgagatactcttgttcttggtgtggcttatttgctgaggtattatcagggggaaataaagctgagtatttcgagaggttatgttgagggtgccttttcgaatgcgagaaagggttgagcatttttgcaggttttcctgtccgttgaggagggaggtcaatgtatatagggatttcccaataacaagtagtaatgctattcctttaccctttttggtcacagcaatgtagtgggagctgccagcttcacgtgttttaattttgtcagagcactttgaaaaagtggtatgtggtatctggaaagctgatgttacgtgtgaagattacagacaagctttatctaaggaaatctggctctcgaagttctgagagttgtgcctcttcggttttcgaacaagcaatcccgtcgaggatctgactctcgagattcggaaagcggtgctactccggtttttgagaaagtaattatgttgggagtcttttctcgaatgtgagtaaaggttggacgttcttgccaacctgtcttgccgcaaaacacggaagtcgacacacatagggactttccagttgtcaagcagtggtgctgttcctttacccttatgggtaatagtagggtagctggaacttcgaaattctcgtgcctaaactttgtcagagatctttgacaaagttatatgtggtacccgaggagttgatggtgcatatggagagcggtgattgaacagtaagattcacgtgctttctacttcaccagaaatcttcgatagattgcccgtaatttccgcaaagctgattgtgcatgtgacaggtgctgacgaggctgaaaaagcaggtgcttcttcgatttctgagatcggccctcgtggtctctgagcagcccagcttttgagaaagcaaacgcttcttcgatttttgaagctccgtcgagtgcagatttttatagaggctggcattaagttccacagcacacttgaatctctaccagtagaagctcatttcttgcacttctaagatcttgatttgtctgacctcttccctcttcaacacatttgaaaatgtctggaccatccgaccgtcgttttgacttgaaccttggagaagagacagccacgccttctccagacaacatatggcgcccatcattcatatcccctactggtcctcttaccgttggggattctgtgatgaagaatgatatgaccgctgcagtggtggccatgaaccttctcactcccaaagataacagactactttccaaacggtctgatgagttggctgttaaggactctctggctcttagtgttcagtgtgcaggttctgtgtctaatatggcccaacgcctatttgctagaacccgccaagttgaatcattggctgctgaagtgatgagtctcaaacaggagattagagggctcaagcatgagaataagcagttgcaccggctcgcccatgactatgctacaaacatgaagaggaagcttgaccagatgaaggaatctgacggtaaggttttacttgatcatcagcggtttgtgggtttgttccaaaggcatttattgccttcgtcctctggggccgtacctggtaatgaagcttcaaatgatgaacctccaatgcctcctccttctggggttttgtcaagtactgaggctccggataaccaccctccggtgctttctctttctggggctctaccgactgctgagacttcccctaagcaacctttgtgaaggctcccttttgtttgtttattttgactcatgtatatgtacatatttgtggcttatcgaaaatattaataaataagctttgcttcatttcaacatattgtgttaaatacaccaaagccttcttcataaagttctttgaatttttgcttttgttgaaacctgtattgttgaagctttgtgagtgaagcatgtagtttgaggtagtgttcccttaatttcccgagtgaggaaaacttctcggttggagacttgaaaaatccaagtcactgagtggttgtgagactgccgagtatcaaggtgcagtagcatatggtgggagtcccccaagtcttcaggcgaagagagttgccgaatgaggtgtctagctagtagtcaatgtcatgagtaggaaaacttcacttgtttcttttcgaagtggtaacccagggctctttcttcatatattgtttttttgttatgaagatgtgttaggcccaaagaagtggaggcctaggcccttttttttttttttttttttttttgtttttttttttttttgttttttttgttttttttttttcgactgAGTGGGATGTTTTCAGCTGAATCCAAATAGGGGGATGTTTTCAGCCGAATCCAAGGAGGGGGGAAAGCATGACTCATCATCATTTGTCATGATGTTGTTCCCACACTTCATCATCATTTactacttttccttttcttctttcataATATGCCATCAAtgtgtttaattttcttttgctttgcctTTCCTTTTTGGCTGGAAAGATTGCCATCTTTCCTCACAATCTGATTTGCTGCAGTCTTGTTGAAGGAAATGTGGGTGTTGGAGCTAGGTAAACCAAGGAGGGTGTCTACGTAGAGGGAGTGGTAGctcttcaatataacaccattttctgtggctcaaatcgcaaaaccatcttcatgaaagttgttccttagctcgtgaactacaac
Protein-coding regions in this window:
- the LOC126588632 gene encoding probable polyamine transporter At3g13620, with the protein product MRASESSPSSQISQSLLEQQEAESQPQISPQNPKKLALLPLVFLIYFEVSGGPYGEESAVGAAGPLFAILGFLIFPFIWSIPEALVTAELSTTFPGNGGFVIWAHQAFGPFWGSLMGSWKFLSGVINLASYPILCVDYLKLVIPIFASGLPRFFATFISTLVLSFLNYSGLSIVGYTAVGLGIVSLCPFILMSLIAIPKIHPSRWISLGEKGVKKDWTLFINTLFWNLNFWDNASTLAGEVEQPQKLFPKALFSAGILTCLGYIIPLLAATGAIPLDQESWVDGYLATAGEMIAGKWLKFWIEIGAVLSIIGLFEAQLSSCAYQLLGMANLGFLPKIFGARSKWFNTPWLGILISTVIALAVSYLDFTDIISSANFLYSLGMLLEFASFIWLRVKFPALKRPFKVPMGLLGLVVMCFIPSVFLVYVLAVGTKAVYLVSALMTLFGVGWYFLMNLSKSKMWFEFNLGEKKLDYEE
- the LOC126588633 gene encoding probable polyamine transporter At3g13620; amino-acid sequence: MEPSPPKTPMVHQDLPITTAATTTTAVTNRKKLTLIPLIFLIYFEVAGGPYGEEPAVQAAGPLFAILGFLIFPFIWSVPEALITAELSTAFPGNGGFVIWADRAFGPFWGSLMGTWKFLSGVINIAAFPVLCIDYMDKIIPAFESGWPRYLAISVSTLILSFVNYTGLTIVGYAAVLLAIASLSPFILMCLIAIPKIHPHRWLSLGQKGVKKDWNLFFNTLFWNLNFWDNVSTLAGEVDNPQKTFPVALFVAVIFTCLAYLFPLFAVIGSVNVDQTRWGSGFHAEAAEMIAGKWLKYWIEVGAVLSGIGLFEAQLSSCGYQLLGMADIGFLPKFFALRSKRFNTPWVGIVLSTVITLGVSFMNFTDIVSSANFLYSLGMLLEFSAFLWLRRKSPTLKRPFRVPMRMPGLVIMCLIPSGFLVFIMAIATKTVYLISGLMTVAGIGWYFLMKFCKSKKFCVFSTIEVEEG